Genomic DNA from Natronincola ferrireducens:
CTTTCAGAATGAATGAGGACTAAGGAGGTTGTCATCCTGAGTTTCTTTATTAAGTGAAAAGATGTTATAACAACCTTCTTTGTAGTATACTACTAGCTCATTTATGCAAATACTTTGCTCTATGATGTTTTTTTATGTCCCATGATAAACGCGTAATTTTATTGTTGGTTTTTCTGAAAAGGTTAAATTATATTCGGCTATTGCTCCATTCTTCAGAGGAACTCTCAACTCCATGTTCTTGTCATGCCTAAATGCCCATATTTCTGCTCCGTTGTTGTTCAAAGAGTGATTAATATAGTCATCATAAAATTTCTCAATAGCTGTGATAAATTCTTTTAAATAGCTTGTTTTTATCTGCCATTCATAGGAATACACAGTTGTTTTGCCCTTTGTTTCATAACTTTCTCCAACCATTGCTGCAGATTCTCCAAAATTATTGATTATTTCCTGGAGAGAATCACATTCAAGCAGGAATTTTAATTGTTTTTCATCAAATTGTATCTTATTTGGAGTTTTAAATTGAACCATCTTATTTAATATTCTTGGTTCTTCATCTTTGCTAACAAATACACTAATGTAACCATAAGGAAAGTGCCAAGAGTAAATAGTTTCAGCAAAGTTTGTACTTTTTTTATTTAAGATACCATCTATTTCCTCTATGTTGGTATTAGTAGTTATTTTCTTATAGGCTTCATAAATATTTGAGTTTTTCATCTCCTCTAAAGTAAACTCCTGTCTCAACAATGCTTTTATGTTTAACTTAAATTCAGATGTCTGGTAATTTACGCTTTTGAATATCATCAGCAAATATATAGATATTGACAAGCCCAAAAATATTAGTATATATTTCTTTCTCAACAACTCGCCCTCCCCTTCACCGAATACGCCTTAAATAGATAATTTGTAGCAGGTGAACTATAAATAGCCATAGTTAGGTTTTTATGATTTTGTTATAAAGGCTTATCTTTCATATCAATTACTTTATTTTTTTCTTTGTAAACATAATAGAAAAACCCTGCCATTAATACATTCCCAACTATTAATCCTATTAATACTGCTGAATCGAATTTGTTAGATATTAAATAATTAATGCTACTGACAGTTCTAATAATAATCGATATACAGTATACAATAATTATACTATAGTAATGAATTAATTTTTTATCTTGTAAATTTATAGCTGAAAAGAATAATATTGCACCAAAAATAATCGATGTAGAAGGATATAAATATATAATTTCTTTTGTAGATAAAAAGCTACGTAAGTAAGGCCAACCCATATAAAGATAATAGAATCCGTGTAGTGCTATTATTGGTTGTATAAAGTTCACAAGAAATCACCTCCCTAGTATAATTAAACGTAATTGCTACAATACTTTTTTCCCTGTCGTATCTATATATCCCCATTTACCATTAACTTTTACTGGAGACAGACCATTACTAAACCCTTTGACCTCATCATACTGAGGATTAATTACCCACTGATTCTCCTGATTTACAAAGCCCCATTGGTTATTCATCTTAACAGCACCTAAACCCTCTTGGAATACTCCAACTGCTTCATATTGAGGTTTAATAATAATATTGCCTCTTATATCCATATATCCGTATTTATCCTGCATTTTAATCCCAAGGTAGTTTGGTGAACTATATGCATCTATCTCGTCGAACTGGGGCTCTATAAGAATATTGCCTTTATTATCTATTAATCCATACTTTTGTTCCAGTTTAATAATCCCTAAATCATAATTGAAAGGCTTTATTTCATCAAACTGTGGCTCTAATACAACATTCCCCTTTTTATCCACTAGACCCCATCTATTATCACTGTAATTAGGCACCATAACAAACAAGTCATTATAAAAGGCTTCTAGCATATCATATTGCGGTTCTATGAGGAATTTCCCCTTATTATCAATATAGCCCCACTTATTTTTCAATTGTACGACTGCTCCATTATTTCTAAAATGCCTTCCAGTTGTAAAGATTGGCTCTATTACAATCTTGCCCATTTTATCTATATACCCAACTCTTAGGTGACCTGCTTTCTCAACTGCTACTAAAGCTAATCCTTCAGAAAAGGGTAGAGCGGTACAAAACTTTTCCTCTGTTAAAAGATTGCCATTTTTATCTATATATGTCCATTGATCATCAATAGCTACAGCAGCAAAATCTTCATGAAAGCTAAAAAAATCATTATACTTAGCTTCTATAACTAAATTTCCTAGCTCATTTATGTAACCCCATTTGTCATTTATCTTTACAGCAGCCAATCCTTCACTGAATCCATAGGCCTCCTTATATTGTGGCGCTATAATAACTTCTCCATATGTATCGATAAATCCCCATTGTCCATTTTGCTTAATTTTAGCTAGTGGTTCCGTAAAATATAAATCTCCATCATCATATTTAGGTTCAACAATTATGCTACCATCTTGGTGAATATAACCGTACTTTTTATTTCTCTTTACTTGAATAAGACCATCAGATAAGAAAGGTCCAATCTCTTCATAAACTACTTCTAAGATAATCTTTCCTTCCTTATTAACAAGTCCATAATATCCATCTTTTTTCACTTTTATATAATTCTCTGAAGAGTAGTAAATATCTTCAAATTGAAGGTCTAATAGAATTTCTCCATTTTTATTAATGAACCCATATAACCCATCTATTTCAACAATTGCTATACCCTCATCAAAAAAAATAGATACATCTTTGTAGAGATATTCATCTATTGATGTCATATATATCATCCATGCTAAAACAATCATCACTATTACTAGCAGTAATTTACTATGTTTTGATTTCATCATTATCCTCCCTCGTTAGTTCAAATCTTTATATTCTTTTTATATGCTTTACATTTCTCACCTAATTCGTCTAAAAAAGGATTAGACACAATAAAAATGACGTGGGGAGATTATACAGTACTATACTCCCAAAGATAGTACCTGCTAAAGGTGCTGTTTCAAATAATGCAGCAGCAGTTAAAACATATTTAAGCTTTCCTTTTTTTCTACGCTCTTCCCAGCTTCTGATAAACTTAGTCTCCTTATCCTTCAAAATTTCTCCCCCTAATATTATCCAACTTAATTTACTGTGACATGGAATTCACCAATGGTACAATTCATTGATACCCGCACCAGCACCAGCACTATTTTGTCTTTCAAATATTAGTTCAAAAGAGTCTGCTACCCCATATCCAGATACAGGAGGAGCAAATATTTGAACTAATCTCCAGCCTTCTGTTGCATGCTGTTCAACTATCTTATGATAATCCTCAACAGGTTTTCTGCCTTTGAAAGTCGTCTTTAACTCTATTTTCACAAACTTGTATTCATACATGTGGATATCCTCCCTTCGCAATTAGGCTTATTTTTCTTATACAATCATCTATATGCCTATAGAATGTTCCTCTACTCCTTTTATAGTAACACCCCCATCCAAAAATTACAAATAATGGAATATACATAACGTTTAGCTAGGTAATATAATTAACATCTGAGGAGGTCAGTAGATATATTTCTTTATTTCTACTCATACATTAGAAATAAAGACCAAGCTAAGGGGTAGGGCTATTCAAAATGAAATATAATAGATAGTTATTTGAAGAGTACAGGAAATAAGTCATCTAGTACGCATGGTTAAAATTTCCATGAAAGGGATCATCATAGAGAAATTTGTTAAAAATCAAGTTTGAATGACCTGCAATAGATGATAAATAAAAACACTATTTTTCATCTAATAATTATAATTCTTTATCCTTGCTCATAAATTATAACTATAGAAATATGTCTATAGGGGGAATGGAAGTGTATAGGAAATTTATAATAGGTGTCTCTATACTATTGATATGCTTTATGATTTTAGGAACTATTACAATACTATATAGAGAAGAGGTTTTAAAGAATATAGGGACAGCATCAGATAAATATGCCAGTGAATATTTTGGAGAATATGTAAAATGGGAATATGATATGATTAACGACAATCCAAATTATGATGATTTAAAGATATTAATAGATGTTGCAGAAAAAAGATTATATTTACTAAATGGGAATGAGCTAATAAAAACATACCCTATAGCCAGTGGCAAAGCTAGTACGCCTTCGCCATTAGGATCATGGAAGATTGTCAATAAAGCTAGATGGGGTGGTGGATTTGGTACTAGATGGATGGGTCTGAATGTACCCTGGGGTAAGTTCTAATAAGAACACATATGAAAAATTATGATAACTACCTGCTAAATTTTGTATTTATAAGTATTATAAACTTATTATACCTAATAAACAATGCGCTTAACAATAAGCGTTTTTTTATTTTGCTCTTTTCTTATTAATATTGAGGAGGATTCTACCAATAAAGAAGATAGAAGATCTAAAGATAAAATTGAATACAAAACTTGAAGAAAATATGTATATGTTGGAAGAAAAAATTGGCTGTTTGCTGGAAGTCCAAAAGGGACAACACTAGTACAACGGTATATAGCCTGGTTGAAACAGCAAAAGTCAACGGCTTAAATCCATATAAATATTTACAGCTTCTACTTAGTGCTCTTCCAAAATTGCCATTTTAAAAAGATACGGAACTACTAGATAACCTGCTTCCGTGGGACTCAAAAGTCATGTGATTATTTATCGCTTACTTGCAAGTAGGCTCTAACATAGCAATAGGGCAGGATCAAAGTTAATCCCACCCCAACTAATGACAAAAAGTCTTAAATTCTTACTAGAAATGAGTTATTTTTTCATATACAGTAGTACACAAACTATTTTACAGACTCTGCTATTACATCTTCTATATCTTTAACATTTATAATTTACTACTATCCACTTGGTTTGCAGGTTTTATAATCATACACATTACATACAATTTACAATAAAGATAGCTACTTATAGGGATATATTAAATCATATTTTGGTTCTATTACAAAATTTTCACTAGAGTCTATAATTCCCCATTTCGTTCCTTTAGGAGTAATCATAGAAACTGTAGCAAAATCTCCATAAAATTCTCCTGCAAAATCATATTCAGGCTCAATCACAAATTCCCCAAAAGTGTTAATAAAACCCCATTTTTCCTCTCCTTGTTCATTTAGTATAGAAACACTATAATGTGATTGAGAGTTGATATTGGCGTTATTAAATATTGCTTCAGTTATTTTATTGCCATTTGTATCAATAAGACCCCATTTAATATTTTCATCTTCTCTTATGCCATAAAAAGCTCTCCCGTTATTAAAGCTTGTGATATAATCTAACCCATCACAAATGACATTGTTATGTTCATCAATAATTTTACTTTTTTCGTTGCCATCCATATCGTTATATGTTATTATCGCACGGGATTCTATAAAATCAGTTGCTTTGTTTGAGCCAACAGAAAACAATGGCAGTCCATTTTTATCTATGTAGAAGCTAGTATTGGTAT
This window encodes:
- a CDS encoding WG repeat-containing protein, translated to MKSKHSKLLLVIVMIVLAWMIYMTSIDEYLYKDVSIFFDEGIAIVEIDGLYGFINKNGEILLDLQFEDIYYSSENYIKVKKDGYYGLVNKEGKIILEVVYEEIGPFLSDGLIQVKRNKKYGYIHQDGSIIVEPKYDDGDLYFTEPLAKIKQNGQWGFIDTYGEVIIAPQYKEAYGFSEGLAAVKINDKWGYINELGNLVIEAKYNDFFSFHEDFAAVAIDDQWTYIDKNGNLLTEEKFCTALPFSEGLALVAVEKAGHLRVGYIDKMGKIVIEPIFTTGRHFRNNGAVVQLKNKWGYIDNKGKFLIEPQYDMLEAFYNDLFVMVPNYSDNRWGLVDKKGNVVLEPQFDEIKPFNYDLGIIKLEQKYGLIDNKGNILIEPQFDEIDAYSSPNYLGIKMQDKYGYMDIRGNIIIKPQYEAVGVFQEGLGAVKMNNQWGFVNQENQWVINPQYDEVKGFSNGLSPVKVNGKWGYIDTTGKKVL
- a CDS encoding DUF4177 domain-containing protein, producing MYEYKFVKIELKTTFKGRKPVEDYHKIVEQHATEGWRLVQIFAPPVSGYGVADSFELIFERQNSAGAGAGINELYHW
- a CDS encoding L,D-transpeptidase, with amino-acid sequence MYRKFIIGVSILLICFMILGTITILYREEVLKNIGTASDKYASEYFGEYVKWEYDMINDNPNYDDLKILIDVAEKRLYLLNGNELIKTYPIASGKASTPSPLGSWKIVNKARWGGGFGTRWMGLNVPWGKF
- a CDS encoding WG repeat-containing protein; the encoded protein is MKNKRKMLFPLCIMFLITILYGIYNMINSTNEVTTLFIVKDDNKYEITDKNGKNILRTHSHYHFIDRIYEDYARVMQFSKWGFINEKGIVQIPIKYDYVLDFSEGYAGIKKDGKWGFIDQSGNIAIEPKYDWVSSFKNEVAVVSINNKHFFINKSGDKLYNKNYSFARNFSEGKALVYSEDTNTSFYIDKNGLPLFSVGSNKATDFIESRAIITYNDMDGNEKSKIIDEHNNVICDGLDYITSFNNGRAFYGIREDENIKWGLIDTNGNKITEAIFNNANINSQSHYSVSILNEQGEEKWGFINTFGEFVIEPEYDFAGEFYGDFATVSMITPKGTKWGIIDSSENFVIEPKYDLIYPYK